A single window of Collinsella aerofaciens DNA harbors:
- a CDS encoding TlyA family RNA methyltransferase: MKRVRLDDELISQGICADRADALRTLMAGLVSSGGERLTSPGLKVIPGLPLHVKGRIPYVGRGGLKLEGALDAFGINPTGLACLDVGCSTGGFTDCLLKRGAATVVSVDVGRAQFDWSLRQDDRVTLHERTNVTQLPELGYAGTIDLAVCDVSFTSIANIIDAVLACLAPTGAFCTLVKPQFEAPAALVGEGGIVTDPAVRRDTLVAAVELFAAKGLFPVDVCVSPIHGAKGNVEFFLYGTRFDPGDRSQDELQSQVSVMSEKAATL, encoded by the coding sequence ATGAAACGCGTGCGTCTTGATGACGAACTGATTTCACAGGGCATCTGCGCCGATCGCGCGGATGCCCTTCGCACTCTTATGGCCGGCTTGGTCTCGAGTGGCGGTGAGCGCTTGACTTCGCCGGGCCTTAAGGTGATCCCGGGGCTGCCGCTGCATGTGAAGGGGCGCATTCCCTATGTTGGCCGCGGCGGTCTTAAGCTCGAAGGCGCGCTTGATGCGTTTGGCATCAATCCGACGGGCCTTGCCTGTCTGGATGTGGGCTGCTCTACCGGCGGCTTTACCGATTGTCTGCTCAAGCGCGGAGCTGCGACCGTTGTCTCGGTGGACGTGGGTCGCGCCCAGTTCGATTGGTCGTTGCGCCAGGACGATCGCGTGACGCTGCATGAGCGCACAAACGTGACGCAGCTGCCTGAGCTTGGCTATGCCGGCACTATCGACCTGGCTGTGTGTGATGTCTCGTTTACCAGCATCGCGAACATTATCGATGCGGTACTGGCGTGCCTGGCGCCTACGGGTGCATTCTGCACGCTCGTAAAGCCGCAGTTTGAGGCTCCGGCGGCGCTGGTGGGCGAGGGCGGCATTGTGACCGATCCCGCCGTGCGCCGCGATACACTCGTGGCGGCGGTTGAACTCTTTGCTGCCAAGGGCCTGTTCCCGGTCGATGTGTGCGTGTCGCCCATTCATGGTGCCAAGGGCAACGTTGAGTTTTTCCTGTACGGCACGAGATTTGACCCCGGCGATCGCTCGCAAGACGAGCTGCAATCCCAGGTATCGGTTATGAGCGAGAAAGCTGCAACGCTATGA
- a CDS encoding Asp23/Gls24 family envelope stress response protein: MPQEIKIDGIGISPDVLTAIVSRAVSDVEGIASVGVKDLATNLVSMMLSSKAPASEPAVEAEVVGDKLALTVRVVVFFGYPFKKLAEAVRAAVVAAIDAQVGVEVERVDVCIDGLVFPKE, encoded by the coding sequence ATGCCCCAGGAAATCAAGATTGACGGCATCGGCATTTCGCCCGATGTTTTGACCGCCATCGTCTCGCGCGCCGTGTCGGATGTCGAGGGCATCGCCTCCGTTGGCGTCAAGGACCTTGCCACCAACCTTGTCTCCATGATGCTCTCGTCCAAGGCCCCGGCTTCCGAGCCGGCTGTCGAGGCCGAGGTCGTTGGCGACAAGCTCGCACTCACCGTGCGTGTCGTGGTGTTCTTTGGCTATCCGTTCAAGAAACTCGCCGAGGCCGTTCGCGCTGCCGTGGTCGCTGCCATCGATGCCCAGGTTGGCGTTGAGGTTGAGCGTGTTGACGTTTGCATCGACGGCCTCGTTTTCCCCAAGGAGTAA
- the efp gene encoding elongation factor P: protein MPTISTADFKNGLGLRIKDKVYTIVEFQHVKPGKGGAFVRYKTRDIKSGRVVENTCNAGTKFESVMLTTREFQYLYNDGTDYIFMDNESYEQVPVPEDMVGENSKWLRENDICQLLFADDELMGVTPPMFIETTIVQTDPGFKGDTVQGSTKPATIDTGAVIQVPMYLNEGEVIKVDTRDGKFVSRV from the coding sequence ATGCCTACCATTTCTACCGCCGACTTCAAGAACGGCCTCGGTCTCCGTATCAAGGACAAGGTCTACACCATCGTCGAGTTCCAGCATGTCAAGCCGGGCAAGGGCGGCGCGTTTGTGCGCTACAAGACCCGCGACATCAAGAGCGGCCGCGTCGTCGAGAACACCTGCAACGCCGGCACCAAGTTCGAGAGCGTCATGCTCACCACCCGTGAGTTCCAGTACCTCTACAACGATGGCACCGACTACATCTTCATGGACAACGAGTCCTATGAGCAGGTTCCCGTTCCCGAGGACATGGTGGGCGAGAACTCCAAGTGGCTGCGCGAGAACGACATCTGCCAGCTGCTCTTCGCCGACGATGAGCTCATGGGCGTGACCCCGCCGATGTTCATCGAGACCACCATCGTCCAGACCGACCCGGGCTTTAAGGGCGATACCGTCCAGGGTTCCACCAAGCCGGCCACGATCGACACCGGCGCTGTCATCCAGGTCCCCATGTACCTCAACGAGGGCGAGGTCATCAAGGTTGACACCCGCGACGGCAAGTTCGTCTCCCGCGTCTAG
- the ptsP gene encoding phosphoenolpyruvate--protein phosphotransferase, with product MYQGVNASEGIGIGTVMVAVDPDLTFEPHEVADSAAEKERYQSALSVFCEKTQAQADHMKETVGEAEAEIMSGHIVLAQDPGMTDAINAAIDGGTCAEQALMDTSTMFENMFLSMDDEMFRLRAADIADIRTGILAELLGKEVVDLSVLPENTVVVVHDLTPSMTATIDKAHVAGIVTETGGRTSHSAIIARALEIPAVLSVSNSCTALRNGMTVVVDGGKGVVEADPDEETLAAYTAKAEAFAAEKAALEAFRGKPSVTADGIKKIIACNIGNPDDVPNALDHDAEAIGLFRSEFLFMDSAELPSEEEQFNAYRKVASALKGAPVIIRTLDVGGDKEIPYLHMVKEDNPFMGFRAVRYCLANPDQYKVQLRALLRASAFGDVKIMIPLVTCVEEVLAVKELVEQCKAELTEEGRKFNENIEVGIMVETPAASLLADRLAEVADFFSIGTNDLIGYTMCADRGNDTISNLYQVYYPAVLRSLKNIIESGVKAGIMVGMCGEAAADPLLEPLLISWGLEEFSMSAPSILRARKTISQWTKAECDELAEKALACNTAAEVKALLESAAR from the coding sequence ATGTATCAGGGAGTCAACGCTTCCGAGGGCATCGGTATCGGCACCGTCATGGTTGCCGTCGATCCCGACTTGACGTTTGAGCCGCATGAGGTTGCTGATTCGGCAGCAGAGAAGGAGCGCTATCAGTCCGCTCTTTCGGTCTTCTGCGAGAAGACCCAGGCTCAGGCCGACCACATGAAGGAGACGGTGGGCGAGGCCGAGGCCGAGATCATGAGCGGACACATTGTCCTGGCTCAGGACCCGGGTATGACCGACGCCATCAACGCCGCCATTGACGGCGGTACCTGCGCCGAGCAGGCGCTCATGGACACCTCGACCATGTTCGAGAACATGTTCCTGTCCATGGACGACGAGATGTTCCGTCTGCGCGCGGCCGACATCGCCGACATCCGCACCGGTATTCTGGCCGAGCTGCTGGGCAAGGAGGTCGTCGACCTTTCCGTCCTGCCCGAGAACACCGTCGTTGTCGTGCACGACCTTACGCCGTCCATGACCGCCACGATCGATAAGGCCCACGTTGCCGGTATCGTCACCGAGACCGGTGGCCGCACGTCGCACTCCGCGATCATCGCGCGTGCCCTCGAGATCCCGGCCGTCCTTTCGGTCTCTAACAGCTGCACCGCGCTTCGCAACGGTATGACCGTTGTCGTCGACGGTGGCAAGGGTGTTGTCGAGGCCGATCCCGACGAGGAGACGCTCGCCGCCTATACCGCCAAGGCTGAGGCCTTTGCTGCCGAGAAGGCAGCCCTCGAGGCCTTCCGTGGCAAGCCGTCCGTGACTGCCGATGGCATCAAGAAGATCATCGCCTGCAACATCGGTAACCCCGATGACGTGCCCAACGCGCTCGATCACGACGCCGAGGCCATCGGTCTGTTCCGCTCCGAGTTCCTGTTCATGGACTCTGCCGAGCTTCCTTCCGAGGAGGAGCAGTTCAACGCCTACCGCAAGGTCGCCAGCGCGCTCAAGGGCGCTCCGGTCATCATCCGCACGCTCGATGTGGGTGGCGACAAGGAGATTCCGTATCTGCATATGGTCAAGGAAGACAACCCCTTCATGGGCTTCCGCGCCGTGCGTTACTGCCTGGCCAATCCCGACCAGTACAAGGTCCAGCTCCGCGCTCTGCTGCGCGCTAGCGCCTTCGGTGACGTCAAGATCATGATCCCGCTCGTCACCTGCGTCGAGGAGGTCTTGGCTGTCAAGGAGCTCGTCGAGCAGTGCAAGGCCGAGCTTACCGAAGAGGGTCGCAAGTTCAACGAGAACATCGAGGTCGGCATCATGGTCGAGACGCCCGCCGCTTCGCTGCTCGCAGACCGTCTGGCCGAGGTTGCCGACTTCTTCTCCATCGGCACCAACGACCTGATCGGCTACACCATGTGCGCCGACCGTGGTAACGACACCATCTCCAACCTGTACCAGGTTTACTATCCCGCCGTGCTCCGCTCGCTCAAGAACATCATCGAGAGCGGCGTGAAGGCCGGCATCATGGTCGGTATGTGCGGCGAGGCCGCTGCCGATCCGCTGCTCGAGCCGCTGCTGATCAGCTGGGGCCTGGAGGAGTTCTCGATGAGCGCTCCGTCGATCCTGCGCGCCCGCAAGACCATCAGCCAGTGGACCAAGGCCGAGTGCGACGAGCTCGCCGAGAAGGCACTCGCCTGCAACACCGCCGCCGAGGTCAAGGCACTGCTCGAGTCCGCAGCTCGCTAA
- a CDS encoding MurR/RpiR family transcriptional regulator: MSDSSKSALSLISTHRGYSESEQRIVDYILEHQSEAPRLTAAQLSRAAATSEATVSRFCRKLGFGSFRSFQFSLARDLESQRNEGLTDEVSLDNMEQSLKNILAAKVSELNATIDGIDHDTLAAVVHAFKNAGAIEFAAVGNTNAVALDATFKFSQLGLRCMASTISETSIGFALTLRPGDVIVLISNSGKSRRLNRMAKAARDCGATVVVISSDSKSPLARLADYTFNTVNHEALLTTGDFAFSKMSATMIIEVIYNFLLPEIEDAREHISYYEELIQPDKVVE; the protein is encoded by the coding sequence ATGTCCGATAGCAGCAAGAGCGCACTCTCCCTTATTAGCACACACAGGGGGTACAGCGAGTCCGAGCAGCGCATTGTCGACTATATCCTAGAGCACCAGTCCGAGGCACCGCGTCTGACAGCCGCCCAGCTCTCGCGCGCCGCCGCAACCTCCGAGGCAACCGTCTCGCGCTTCTGCCGCAAACTGGGTTTTGGCAGTTTTCGCAGTTTCCAGTTTTCACTAGCGCGCGATCTGGAGAGCCAGCGCAACGAAGGCCTCACCGACGAGGTCTCGCTCGACAATATGGAGCAGAGCCTCAAGAATATTCTCGCTGCCAAGGTAAGCGAACTCAATGCGACTATCGATGGTATTGACCACGACACACTGGCAGCCGTCGTGCACGCGTTTAAGAACGCAGGGGCTATCGAGTTTGCTGCCGTAGGCAACACCAACGCCGTCGCGCTCGACGCGACGTTTAAGTTTTCGCAGCTGGGCCTTCGCTGCATGGCAAGCACCATCAGCGAGACTTCGATTGGGTTTGCGCTTACGCTGCGCCCCGGCGACGTCATCGTTCTGATCTCGAACTCCGGCAAGTCGCGCCGACTGAATCGCATGGCAAAAGCGGCTCGCGACTGCGGCGCAACCGTAGTCGTCATCAGCAGCGACAGCAAATCCCCGCTCGCGCGCCTGGCAGACTACACCTTTAATACCGTCAACCACGAAGCACTACTGACAACGGGCGACTTCGCGTTCTCCAAGATGAGCGCCACGATGATCATCGAGGTCATCTACAACTTCCTGCTGCCCGAAATCGAAGACGCCCGCGAGCATATCAGCTACTACGAAGAGCTCATCCAGCCGGATAAGGTTGTGGAGTAA
- the nusB gene encoding transcription antitermination factor NusB, translating into MSLKVYRGRTLARSQALQLLFQAEATDSPLERVLEGGFLISKGPLDPYALELCRGAYEHIDRIDCALRSVAKNWDLMRMPGADRNLLRIAVYEMRFLTDEEVSDAIVINEAVELAKAYGTDRSASFVNGVLGKIARSEELPGEDLYQELLAEDRAREEAQAAEAAAKVAVAQAEAGVLAEDADAAEAVEADSVEE; encoded by the coding sequence TTGAGCCTTAAGGTTTATCGCGGGCGTACGCTTGCCCGCAGTCAGGCGCTGCAGCTGCTGTTCCAGGCCGAGGCCACGGACAGCCCGCTCGAGCGCGTCCTCGAGGGTGGTTTCCTGATCTCGAAGGGTCCCCTCGACCCCTATGCGCTGGAGCTGTGCCGCGGTGCCTACGAGCATATCGACCGCATCGACTGCGCTCTGCGCTCCGTTGCCAAGAACTGGGATCTTATGCGCATGCCCGGTGCCGACCGCAATCTGCTGCGTATCGCCGTTTACGAGATGCGTTTCCTCACCGACGAGGAGGTCTCGGACGCCATCGTGATCAACGAGGCCGTCGAGCTTGCCAAGGCCTATGGCACCGACCGGTCCGCGTCGTTCGTCAACGGCGTGCTGGGCAAGATCGCTCGCAGCGAGGAGCTGCCGGGCGAGGACCTATACCAGGAGCTGCTGGCCGAGGATCGCGCTCGCGAGGAGGCACAGGCTGCCGAGGCTGCCGCTAAGGTTGCGGTTGCCCAGGCTGAGGCTGGTGTGTTGGCCGAGGATGCGGACGCTGCTGAGGCCGTCGAGGCCGACTCCGTCGAGGAGTAG
- a CDS encoding exodeoxyribonuclease VII small subunit has protein sequence MPEGSVRNFDEISDRLDQIIATVRSKDTSLERSLDLFDEAIELGSRAVDMVDKFELTPREADKLEQEYDEDAANESQDS, from the coding sequence ATGCCAGAGGGTTCTGTCCGTAACTTTGATGAGATTTCGGACCGTCTGGATCAGATCATCGCTACCGTTCGCTCCAAGGATACCTCCTTGGAGCGTTCGCTCGATTTGTTTGACGAAGCGATTGAGCTGGGCTCCCGCGCGGTCGATATGGTCGACAAGTTTGAGTTGACGCCGCGTGAGGCCGACAAGCTCGAGCAGGAATACGATGAGGATGCGGCAAACGAATCCCAGGATAGCTAG
- a CDS encoding fructose-specific PTS transporter subunit EIIC yields the protein MAKFDIIAATGCPTGIAHTFMAKEALEKAAAERGLTIKVETHGQVGVENELTKSEIAGAKAVVVAADKDVQAERFAGKPMVSVGVSKALSVEAAGKLIDRALAAKGDDTVAAAADVEDEVEEKESIGHVIYKHLMNGVSHMLVFVVAGGVLTAISFLWGITSFDSTAADYNSFAAMLKIIGGIAMNLMVPVLSAYIAESIGKRPALVPGFVAGMIAIQGLPVNAATGMIDAGGAGVGFGFLGGIVGGFLAGYVILLLEKVFSKIPASLNGLKAIFLYPLCSTAIVGLVMLGISGPMAAINQGMMDFLQSLGNSGPVILGLAIGCMCAFDMGGPVNKAAYATGTFLLGTALEAGVGTETYNFGTNFMAAVSAACIVPPLITTFAVIVGKKYFSQEDHDAGIVNLILGCTHITEGAIPFMTKNIWPVMPIMMLGSSIASILTIFFNVHDPAPHGGFLVLPVVENGPQWVLAILIGAVVGGILFVAFKKYDFEKNQKAAPAKPVEAPKAAAVEAPKAEAADFVKVENVFVAENFASRDEALSFVSNQAVKAGLADDADAVMNAFLAREAEGTTGMMEGFAIPHAKSDAITEAAVIVVKDDSGVTGWDTMDGAPVNVAIALLIPGAQAGTTHLKILSKVAEALMDEGFRATVKGSTDAAEIAKTINARLV from the coding sequence ATGGCTAAGTTTGACATCATCGCCGCCACCGGTTGCCCGACCGGCATCGCGCACACCTTCATGGCGAAGGAGGCGCTGGAGAAGGCTGCTGCCGAGCGCGGGCTGACCATTAAGGTCGAGACCCATGGCCAGGTCGGTGTCGAGAACGAGCTCACCAAGAGCGAGATCGCTGGTGCCAAGGCCGTCGTCGTCGCAGCCGACAAGGATGTCCAGGCTGAGCGTTTCGCCGGTAAGCCCATGGTTTCCGTTGGTGTTTCCAAGGCCCTGTCTGTCGAGGCTGCCGGTAAGCTGATCGACCGCGCGCTCGCCGCCAAGGGCGACGACACGGTTGCCGCTGCCGCCGATGTCGAGGACGAGGTCGAGGAGAAGGAGTCCATCGGTCACGTCATCTACAAGCACCTCATGAACGGCGTCAGCCACATGCTGGTCTTCGTCGTTGCCGGTGGTGTTCTGACCGCCATTTCGTTCCTGTGGGGCATCACGTCCTTTGATTCGACGGCTGCCGACTACAACAGCTTCGCCGCTATGCTCAAGATCATCGGCGGCATTGCCATGAACCTCATGGTTCCCGTGCTTTCCGCCTACATCGCCGAGTCCATCGGCAAGCGCCCGGCGCTCGTCCCCGGTTTCGTCGCCGGTATGATTGCCATCCAGGGCTTGCCTGTTAACGCCGCCACCGGCATGATCGACGCCGGTGGCGCAGGTGTGGGCTTTGGCTTCCTGGGCGGCATCGTCGGCGGCTTCCTCGCTGGCTATGTCATCCTGCTGCTCGAGAAGGTTTTCTCTAAAATTCCCGCGAGCCTTAATGGCCTGAAGGCAATCTTTCTGTATCCGCTGTGCTCTACCGCCATCGTCGGCCTGGTCATGCTCGGTATTTCCGGCCCCATGGCTGCCATTAACCAGGGCATGATGGATTTCCTGCAGAGCCTCGGTAACTCCGGTCCGGTGATCCTTGGCCTGGCCATCGGCTGCATGTGCGCCTTTGATATGGGCGGCCCGGTCAACAAGGCTGCTTACGCTACTGGCACCTTCCTGCTCGGTACCGCTCTCGAAGCTGGCGTCGGCACCGAGACCTACAACTTCGGCACCAACTTCATGGCTGCCGTCTCCGCCGCTTGCATCGTTCCGCCGCTGATCACCACCTTCGCCGTCATCGTCGGCAAGAAGTACTTCAGCCAGGAGGATCATGACGCCGGTATCGTCAACCTCATCCTTGGTTGCACCCACATCACCGAGGGCGCCATTCCGTTCATGACCAAGAACATCTGGCCCGTCATGCCCATCATGATGCTCGGCTCTTCCATCGCTTCCATCTTGACCATTTTCTTCAACGTTCACGATCCGGCGCCTCACGGCGGCTTCCTGGTCCTGCCCGTTGTCGAGAACGGCCCGCAGTGGGTCCTCGCGATCCTCATCGGCGCCGTGGTCGGTGGCATCCTGTTCGTCGCTTTCAAAAAGTATGACTTCGAGAAGAACCAGAAGGCCGCTCCCGCTAAGCCTGTCGAGGCTCCCAAGGCCGCTGCCGTCGAGGCCCCCAAGGCCGAGGCTGCCGACTTCGTGAAGGTCGAGAACGTTTTTGTCGCCGAGAACTTCGCTTCTCGTGACGAGGCCCTGAGCTTTGTCTCCAACCAGGCCGTCAAGGCCGGTCTCGCTGACGACGCCGACGCCGTGATGAACGCCTTCCTGGCCCGCGAGGCCGAGGGCACCACGGGCATGATGGAGGGCTTCGCCATTCCGCATGCCAAGTCCGATGCCATTACCGAGGCCGCCGTCATTGTCGTCAAGGACGACTCTGGCGTGACCGGTTGGGACACCATGGACGGCGCTCCCGTCAACGTGGCTATCGCCCTGCTCATCCCCGGTGCCCAGGCCGGCACCACGCACCTCAAGATCTTGTCCAAGGTCGCCGAGGCGCTTATGGACGAGGGCTTCCGTGCCACCGTCAAGGGTTCCACCGACGCCGCCGAGATCGCCAAGACGATCAACGCCCGCCTGGTCTAA
- a CDS encoding DNA repair protein RecN, protein MIDELQVYNIALIREATLVPSAGLTVLTGETGAGKTALLSALKLILGERADSSTVREGEALASVEARLFDGPHDTEGFTVQRSLSAEGRSRVKIDGRIASVRELSERVGVMMDLCGQHEHQRLLDPAHHVAMVDAWAGRSALEALEHYRACFKASRAAAKEVRRVEEASRARGSRVEEARFALERIGEVDPKPGEYEELEELLPRSEHAEVLVATANDAHASLASEGGALDAVNSAVAELSRMATVDRKLGDIADALSDACISLEDCANELRTYRDGVAFDPRELARMRERYSDLKGLLRQWGPTMDDVFAMRDRSQELLSLVDDGDEQIKKAREALGSAERELFAAAKALKRARNTAAPRFCHEVGRQMARLEMGSAELVWESRDLPRAEWTPVGPSSYELLYRSGAGLTPRPLRRIASGGELSRVMLASKVVLGNADGVDTLVFDEVDAGVGGSTARALAGVLADLASTHQVIVVTHLAQVAVMADKHYVVSKEPGDVPQTHLDEVTGEARTAEIARMLSGDQSEASLAHAKQMLEEARG, encoded by the coding sequence ATGATCGATGAGCTGCAGGTTTATAACATTGCACTCATTCGCGAGGCGACGCTGGTGCCGAGTGCCGGCCTGACTGTCCTGACTGGCGAGACTGGCGCCGGCAAGACCGCGCTGCTCTCGGCCCTCAAGCTAATTTTGGGCGAGCGTGCGGATTCGTCGACGGTGCGCGAGGGCGAGGCACTGGCGAGCGTCGAGGCGCGACTCTTCGACGGACCGCACGACACGGAGGGGTTCACCGTACAGCGCAGCCTTTCTGCCGAGGGCCGCAGCCGCGTGAAGATTGACGGTCGCATTGCCAGTGTGCGCGAGCTTTCGGAGCGCGTCGGCGTGATGATGGATCTGTGCGGCCAGCACGAGCACCAGCGCTTGCTCGATCCGGCGCATCACGTTGCGATGGTCGATGCCTGGGCGGGACGCTCTGCGCTCGAGGCGCTCGAGCACTACCGTGCTTGCTTTAAAGCCTCGCGCGCGGCTGCCAAGGAGGTCCGTCGCGTCGAGGAGGCCTCACGTGCGCGGGGGAGTCGCGTCGAGGAAGCGCGCTTTGCGCTCGAGCGCATCGGCGAGGTCGACCCCAAACCGGGCGAGTATGAGGAACTCGAGGAACTGCTGCCGCGCTCCGAACATGCCGAGGTACTGGTTGCCACAGCTAACGATGCCCATGCATCGCTTGCCTCCGAAGGGGGAGCGCTCGACGCCGTGAACAGCGCCGTGGCAGAACTTTCCCGAATGGCTACCGTCGATCGCAAACTGGGCGACATTGCCGATGCGCTTTCGGATGCCTGTATCTCCCTTGAGGATTGCGCGAACGAGCTTCGTACCTATCGCGATGGCGTCGCCTTCGACCCGCGCGAGCTCGCACGCATGCGTGAGCGATATTCCGACCTCAAGGGCCTGTTGCGTCAGTGGGGTCCCACCATGGACGATGTTTTTGCCATGCGCGATCGCTCGCAAGAGCTGCTGTCCCTGGTCGATGATGGCGATGAGCAGATCAAAAAGGCGCGTGAGGCACTCGGGAGCGCCGAGCGCGAGTTGTTTGCCGCTGCCAAGGCACTTAAGCGCGCACGCAATACGGCGGCCCCGCGCTTCTGCCACGAGGTTGGCCGCCAGATGGCGCGCTTGGAGATGGGTAGTGCCGAGCTCGTCTGGGAGTCGCGCGATCTTCCCCGTGCTGAGTGGACGCCCGTTGGTCCTTCGAGCTACGAGCTGCTATACCGCAGCGGTGCCGGCTTGACGCCACGTCCCCTGCGCCGCATTGCGTCGGGCGGCGAGCTCAGCCGCGTCATGCTTGCAAGCAAGGTTGTCCTCGGTAACGCGGACGGTGTCGATACGCTGGTGTTTGACGAGGTCGATGCCGGTGTCGGTGGCTCCACGGCGCGTGCACTCGCGGGCGTGCTGGCAGATCTCGCCTCTACGCATCAGGTGATTGTCGTAACCCACTTGGCGCAGGTCGCCGTCATGGCCGACAAGCATTATGTTGTCAGCAAGGAACCAGGCGATGTTCCCCAGACGCATTTGGACGAGGTAACCGGCGAAGCGCGTACCGCCGAGATCGCCCGCATGTTGAGCGGCGATCAGTCCGAGGCTAGCCTGGCGCACGCAAAGCAGATGCTCGAAGAAGCTCGAGGTTAG
- a CDS encoding HPr family phosphocarrier protein, with the protein MVSEKATLVNPQGLHMRPAGLFASTMGKYACDVTVVTPEKEVNGKSPMALMAAGIPCGTEVEVKCDGADEAEALAAAIELIKSGLGE; encoded by the coding sequence ATGGTTTCTGAGAAGGCTACCCTCGTTAATCCTCAGGGTCTTCACATGCGTCCGGCTGGTCTCTTCGCCTCCACCATGGGCAAGTACGCCTGCGACGTGACGGTCGTCACCCCCGAGAAGGAGGTCAACGGCAAGTCCCCGATGGCCCTCATGGCTGCTGGTATCCCTTGCGGCACCGAGGTCGAGGTCAAGTGCGACGGCGCTGACGAGGCCGAGGCTCTGGCTGCTGCCATCGAGCTCATCAAGAGCGGTCTTGGCGAGTAG
- a CDS encoding NAD(+)/NADH kinase, whose product MKVFLVPNYYKQEAVESGLMLELWLTRQGYEVAWAADQRSKIQSTPDIDGSDLVITLGGDGTLLRAARILNHREIPILGLSYGHLGFLTAASPEERDILQVVSDALSGELHVSRRATIAADIVSVREDGTKDVVRTFALNDMALTRGPLSDMVEFDITVSGHHIDRLRGDGVVVSTATGSTGYALSAGGPIVSPDYTGMVCVPIAPHTIQARAFLTSPSDVVEIFMSDDRPSVPAIAIDGQFITCDGTVESVAVRRGPGDVLLLDYGPESFYNSVSRVFYGVRHDR is encoded by the coding sequence ATGAAGGTCTTTCTGGTTCCCAATTACTACAAGCAAGAGGCGGTCGAGAGCGGCCTGATGCTCGAGCTTTGGCTGACTCGCCAGGGCTATGAGGTCGCATGGGCTGCCGACCAGCGATCCAAGATTCAGAGCACGCCTGATATTGACGGCTCCGATCTGGTCATTACGCTCGGCGGCGACGGTACGTTGCTGCGCGCTGCCCGCATCCTCAACCATCGTGAGATTCCTATCCTCGGTCTTTCCTATGGTCACCTGGGCTTTCTAACTGCTGCGAGCCCCGAGGAGCGCGACATCCTGCAGGTCGTGAGCGACGCCCTGTCCGGTGAGCTGCACGTGAGCCGTCGCGCCACCATCGCCGCGGATATCGTGTCCGTGCGCGAAGACGGTACGAAGGATGTCGTGCGCACCTTCGCCCTCAACGACATGGCGCTTACCCGCGGTCCGCTGTCCGATATGGTCGAGTTCGACATCACGGTGTCCGGCCATCATATCGACCGTCTGCGTGGCGACGGCGTGGTCGTGTCCACGGCGACTGGTTCTACGGGTTACGCGCTCAGTGCCGGTGGCCCCATCGTGAGCCCCGACTATACGGGCATGGTCTGCGTACCCATTGCGCCGCACACCATTCAGGCTCGTGCCTTTTTGACCTCGCCGAGTGATGTCGTCGAAATCTTTATGTCCGATGATCGCCCGAGCGTTCCGGCGATCGCTATCGATGGACAGTTTATTACCTGCGATGGCACCGTTGAGAGCGTGGCGGTGCGCCGCGGGCCCGGAGATGTGTTGCTGCTGGATTACGGCCCCGAGAGCTTCTATAACTCGGTGAGCCGCGTATTCTACGGAGTCCGTCATGATCGATGA